One region of Flavobacterium sp. GSB-24 genomic DNA includes:
- the traK gene encoding conjugative transposon protein TraK: protein MEFITLRNIENSFRQIRLYAIVFATLCIVVAAYAVWHSYRFAEQQREKIYVLDNGKSLMLALSQDASINRPVEAREHVRRFHELFFTLAPDKKAIENNMKRAFNLADKSAFDYYKDLSEKGYYNRIISGNVQQRIEVDSVVCSFDTYPYAVRTYAREFIIRSSNVTKRSLVTSCFLVNSVRSDNNPQGFNIEKFSVIQNSDIEVIDR, encoded by the coding sequence ATGGAATTTATAACACTAAGAAATATAGAAAACAGTTTCAGGCAGATACGACTCTACGCGATTGTGTTTGCCACACTGTGCATAGTTGTAGCAGCATATGCCGTGTGGCATTCCTACCGCTTTGCAGAGCAGCAACGAGAGAAAATTTATGTACTTGATAACGGGAAATCCCTGATGCTGGCACTTTCCCAGGATGCCTCTATTAACCGCCCGGTGGAAGCAAGAGAACATGTGAGGCGTTTTCACGAGCTTTTCTTTACGCTGGCTCCTGACAAAAAGGCCATTGAAAACAATATGAAGCGGGCATTCAACCTTGCCGATAAAAGCGCCTTTGATTATTATAAAGACCTTTCGGAAAAAGGATATTACAACCGTATTATATCGGGTAATGTGCAGCAGCGTATTGAGGTAGACAGTGTAGTGTGCAGTTTTGATACCTACCCTTACGCGGTGCGTACTTACGCGCGTGAGTTTATTATACGTTCGAGCAACGTAACAAAAAGAAGTCTCGTTACATCGTGCTTTCTTGTAAACTCGGTGCGGTCGGACAACAACCCGCAGGGATTCAATATCGAGAAGTTTTCCGTGATTCAAAACAGCGATATAGAGGTTATTGACCGTTAA